The DNA region ATCTATATGGGGCTAATTTAGTTGGTACGAATCTGGATAAAGCTCGGATATCGGATGCCAATTTAGAAGGGGCTATATATAACGAAACTACTATCCTGCCACCACTAGCTCCGTTGCAACAGCAGAGCCTGATTTCAGTTAATCCACCTCTAGAATTAGAATCTAATAAAAAAGAAGTTTTAGTTGATTTAGAGAGTTTGAAAGACGAGAGAAGAAGAACTAATGTTGAGCGCATTATTAGAAAAGGTCAAAGAAAATTTAGGGCTGTGGTACTCGATGCTTTTCAAGGAAAATGTGCAATTACTGCTTGTGATGTCGAACGTGCTCTTGATGCGGCTCACATTTTTCCTTACCGAGGACAGAAAACAGATTGTCTTTGGAATGGCATTCTTCTCAGGC from Microcoleus sp. AS-A8 includes:
- a CDS encoding HNH endonuclease; its protein translation is LYGANLVGTNLDKARISDANLEGAIYNETTILPPLAPLQQQSLISVNPPLELESNKKEVLVDLESLKDERRRTNVERIIRKGQRKFRAVVLDAFQGKCAITACDVERALDAAHIFPYRGQKTDCLWNGILLRLDLHRLFDSYLLSIDPLSGQVYLESSLMNNYEGVANTKVCFPEEPVSENRKQALRWHNAQCSWLA